In Vulpes lagopus strain Blue_001 chromosome 1, ASM1834538v1, whole genome shotgun sequence, a genomic segment contains:
- the LOC121472686 gene encoding LOW QUALITY PROTEIN: UPF0711 protein C18orf21 homolog (The sequence of the model RefSeq protein was modified relative to this genomic sequence to represent the inferred CDS: inserted 1 base in 1 codon): MRQKHYLEAAAWQLHDSCPGQARYLLWXYSLSHDDNSTFEGTCPYCFQFLVLDNSRVCLKPKSRLIPKIQKLLNREARNCRLSFKEAKILKKYKDSKGVLLTTCKTCNRTVKHHGKSRSFLSALKSSPTIPTSKLSLKTPERKTPSSAKLSHMYGSKGKSPASIFRTPTSGQSTPTCASKNMSNRKKHLSQLKMLLSQSVSQKNSKVDFRNFLLSL; this comes from the exons ATGAGGCAGAAGCACTACCTTGAGGCTGCGGCTTGGCAACTGCATGACAGCTGCCCGGGCCAGGCCCGGTATCTCCTCT CCTACAGCTTGTCGCACGATGATAACAGCACTTTTGAAGGAACATGTCCATACTGTTTCCAGTTTCTGGTTTTGGATAACTCTAGAGTGTGCCTCAAACCTAAGTCCAGACTAATACCCAAAATACAGAAACTTCTTAACCGAGAGGCAAGAAATTGTAGACTCAgttttaaagaagcaaaaattttgaaaaaatacaaagactCCAAAGGTGTATTGTTGACTACTTGTAAAACATGCAACAGAACAGTTAAACATCATGGTAAAAGTAGAAGCTTTCTCTCAGCACTGAAGAGCAGTCCTACCATTCCTACAAGTAAGCTCAGCCTGAAGACACCAGAGAGAAAGACTCCGAGTTCTGCAAAGCTGAGTCATATGTATGGTTCCAAAGGCAAGAGCCCTGCCTCGATATTCAGGACACCTACATCTGGACAATCAACACCCACTTGTGCCTCAAAGAATATGAGCAATAGAAAGAAACACCTTTCTCAACTAAAAATGTTGCTTAGTCAAAGTGTATCCCAAAAGAACTCAAAGGTGGACTTTAGGAATTTCTTATTGTCTTTGTAA
- the LOC121494658 gene encoding LOW QUALITY PROTEIN: guanine nucleotide-binding protein G(I)/G(S)/G(O) subunit gamma-10-like (The sequence of the model RefSeq protein was modified relative to this genomic sequence to represent the inferred CDS: inserted 2 bases in 1 codon; substituted 1 base at 1 genomic stop codon), whose amino-acid sequence MSSRASIKAMQHLVEQLKLEASVEKIKVLQTAAEFQEYXLQXDALLAAISAGSNCFQNPRFCALF is encoded by the exons ATGTCTTCCAGGGCCAGCATAAAGGCCATGCAGCACCTAGTGGAGCAGCTCAAGCTAGAGGCCAGTGTAGAGAAGATCAAGGTCTTGCAGACAGCTGCAGAGTTTCAAGAGTACTGACTTCA AGATGCCCTGCTGGCAGCTATTTCAGCTGGAAGCAATTGCTTCCAGAACCCCAGATTCTGTGCCTTATTCTAA